One stretch of Ipomoea triloba cultivar NCNSP0323 chromosome 8, ASM357664v1 DNA includes these proteins:
- the LOC116027232 gene encoding uncharacterized protein LOC116027232 isoform X4: protein MGKQMDYNDNDYQSKNLHLAGEDSSKVSSVLRPFALPRFDFDDSLQGHLRFDSLVENEVFLGIPCQEDNQWIEDFSRGSSGIEFSSSATESCSIPGRNNVWSEATSSESVEMLLKSVGQEHNLPEEVIVQESDGGNMLGNVTHETEPRLQEDDKMDGVEDPIIGVQADQFLGKFSRSSETTEGEIDRLKCTLQVTGTSSGNVANSASAETTTDKSLQTEMENSDLNQAEVNASHNETLVNQNGGDPCVSGIQVQIKDCSSYNDTIILGNPDVHDKINDIHQTTSGLPDDFGKGGEDNITVNKDISMDDKKLSGIGFESDNLVSKDSICNVTSEAEDVKELGVRNTFNNLEESSTLLGNEECNFLTAEGCKKNAPSTGSPHVSKSHVVVSSKVMESEHQPEGDSMQHEEQSVSFKSTCASEGHGKEVRETDDQGSNLELVEGFSTQTPYEQSSFTEQEHNTEKSNLDSDAINESCLDQGDDLSNPRDASASSEIHEETPVGEDLAGGNDELRECEVVLGDGNHVSSHVLDEPEKPCREDVSSKQPINTCNNSQNASSVERGETVSSVVASDVETNKSLDNHMRAGSSLVEQCREHAESVHGSEFAISMVNKQASDTEVEDANRSSHDTVNSVPLSERSDTQMESQLGPVSDVEKDTFVATPLTDHSITMMEASDQANVAGEIHEDCSLVREIGGQQHDSVAEEGTNDEKVTIGKQTDNEGKKSSKAGEEENSEEQGAPDLSSAVDGTATQCLQTESKKNEENPQPIDKATPPCSTKGGSENKTRRRSGKSGRENSRKGKVKGTPVKVSDRVDNSCMHLGPSGAGQLVQFDVGNVQRSGTKMGNIVSNSTSNLLDLNSSTPPASFQQPFTDLQQVQLRAQIFVYGSLIQGAAPDEACMISAFGTSDGVRSIWEPAWRSCVERLHGQKSLIISAEVPGIQSGSGLKTPDQPSKPDLHQSKVISSSAARPSSKGTSIPVITPMMPLSSPLWNMATPSCDGLPPSSTAKGAVMGYQAVSTLHPYQTPPMRNFIGQTTSWLSQTPLTASWVNPQTSAFDISTRIPVFPITEPVNLTPVKEPTGVVSTGAKYAPPSPVAPRMLSGVLAETSLIDGEKGTAPTEFTSLTKTRKRKKTSSTEGPGQISLPTAPAEPVSAPTNNCHLSKKAPSSEDIGHVSMVARSQTETLSTPIVSSHLSTSVAVITPNIVSKCKSNTVALSIPVDHCKRVDDNLEKRKLTSLDMNKIEEAKIQAEEAAKHAAAALGHCQGVWSQLDKQKNSGLMSDIETKLASAAATIAAAASVAKAAAAAAKIASSAASQARQMADEALVSSTNAPLESRTDSLPEFVRNLGSATPASILKGGDEPNGSGSIIFAAREAARRRVEAASAAARHAENLVAIVKAAELASEAVSHAGKVVTMGDPLTLSELVEAGPDGYWKVSEAHCELGVKSNDVNVGRSDFNSVENASDVCLEKSEDPSKKALHALTMGPSPLPEGISVNTIEGSVREEEGISSSIACAEKDKRGSKGPSPNTSELTKTPDVSTNPEMDSRSTSFQEVNGNNASSTEENNIKEGCHVEVFRDSGDFNDAWFLAKVLSLKDGNAFVCYTTLQSDKGSAQLKEWIPLGIDGDGVPRIRAAHPMTLLISSDGARKRRREAVKEYSWSVGDQVDAWIHDCWREGVIIEKNKKDETTFTVNFPARGDNAVVRVWHLRPRLVWRDGEWIEWFPSKEQSSFQGDTPKEKRMKLGNPASEAREKAKVKTNINMPESGTNEETKLLPLAADEKIFNVGSKMDENKPNTLRTMRSGLQKEGPKVVFGVPKPGKKRKFMEVSKHYDSNRGIKTSSANESAKFAKYGMPTGSGVGGCKNTSRTDPKEKLMADSRSKVLKSRKPPTSSKILKDNFLKSTSTTSGDATTSTDHVAKDVITHEKSESGQSDSVKFGPNADGVAEDSIHFSSEALPAEPTKKASKLKNKSEQLNKINRAATSGKSIKDEVNDKSNSEISEPRRSNRRIQPTSRLLEGLQSSLIISKFPTVSHDRSHKSHNRGTSKGNSSHG, encoded by the exons AT GGGTAAACAGATGGACTATAATGACAATGATTACCAAAGCAAGAATCTTCACCTAGCTGGTGAAGATAGCTCAAAAGTCTCTTCTGTTTTGCGCCCTTTTGCTCTTCCCAGATTTGATTTTGATGACAGTCTACAGGGGCATTTAAGGTTTGACAGTTTAGTTGAAAACGAAGTTTTTCTTGGAATTCCTTGTCAGGAAGACAATCAGTGGATTGAGGATTTTTCTCGGGGAAGTAGTGGAATAGAGTTCAGTTCAAGTGCTACCGAGTCTTGCTCCATCCCTGGGCGCAACAATGTCTGGTCTGAGGCAACTTCTTCAGAATCTGTTGAAATGCTGTTAAAATCGGTTGGTCAAGAGCATAATCTTCCTGAAGAAGTTATTGTTCAGGAGTCAGATGGTGGCAATATGTTGGGTAATGTGACCCATGAAACCGAACCTAGGCTACAGGAGGATGATAAGATGGACGGTGTTGAAGATCCCATCATAGGTGTACAAGCTGATCAGTTTTTGGGGAAGTTTTCTAGGTCTAGTGAGACAACAGAAGGAGAGATAGACCGTCTTAAATGTACATTACAAGTGACAGGAACATCTTCTGGAAATGTTGCTAACAGTGCAAGTGCTGAAACAACTACTGATAAAAGCCTACAGACTGAAATGGAAAATAGTGATTTAAATCAAGCAGAAGTGAATGCTTCCCACAATGAAACTTTGGTTAACCAAAATGGAGGAGATCCATGTGTTTCTGGGATTCAAGTTCAAATTAAAGATTGCTCTTCATACAATGATACTATAATTCTGGGGAATCCAGATGTCCAtgataaaataaatgatattcATCAAACTACAAGTGGTTTACCCGATGATTTTGGTAAAGGTGGGGAGGACAACATCACAGTGAACAAAGACATTAGTATGGATGATAAAAAGTTAAGTGGGATTGGTTTTGAAAGTGATAATCTTGTTAGTAAGGATTCTATATGTAATGTTACTTCAGAGGCAGAAGATGTTAAAGAACTTGGAGTTAGAAATACATTTAATAATTTGGAGGAATCTTCTACTTTGTTGGGAAATGAGGAGTGTAACTTTCTCACTGCTGAAGGATGCAAGAAAAATGCACCATCTACTGGATCTCCTCATGTTAGCAAGTCACATGTTGTTGTGTCTTCCAAAGTGATGGAAAGTGAACATCAACCTGAAGGTGATAGTATGCAGCATGAGGAGCAATCTGTTTCCTTTAAGAGCACTTGTGCATCAGAGGGACATGGCAAAGAGGTAAGAGAGACTGATGATCAAGGCTCCAATCTTGAGCTGGTGGAGGGTTTTTCTACACAAACACCATATGAACAAAGTAGTTTTACTGAACAAGAACATAATACTGAGAAAAGCAATTTGGATTCTGATGCTATTAATGAAAGCTGTCTTGATCAAGGAGATGATCTTAGCAATCCAAGAGATGCATCTGCTTCTTCTGAAATTCATGAGGAGACACCTGTAGGTGAGGATTTGGCAGGTGGGAATGATGAGTTGAGGGAATGTGAAGTGGTTTTGGGCGATGGAAACCATGTCTCATCCCATGTCCTAGATGAACCTGAGAAGCCATGCAGAGAAGATGTGTCCTCAAAGCAGCCTATTAATACCTGCAACAACAGTCAAAATGCTTCTTCTGTTGAGAGGGGGGAAACGGTGTCATCTGTTGTTGCTAGTGATGTGGAAACTAATAAATCACTTGATAACCACATGAGAGCTGGATCTTCTCTTGTTGAACAGTGTAGAGAACATGCTGAGAGTGTTCATGGGTCAGAGTTTGCCATTTCAATGGTGAATAAACAAG CTTCTGATACTGAGGTCGAAGATgcaaaccgctcctcacatgacACAGTGAACAGTGTCCCACTTTCTGAAAGAAGTGATACACAGATGGAAAGCCAGCTAGGTCCTGTTTCTGATGTTGAAAAAGACACATTTGTGGCAACACCATTGACTGATCATTCCATTACTATGATGGAGGCTTCTGACCAAGCCAATGTTGCTGGTGAAATTCATGAAGACTGCTCTTTGGTTAGAGAAATAGGAGGTCAGCAGCATGACTCTGTAGCAGAAGAAGGCACTAATGATGAAAAAGTAACCATTGGCAAGCAAACAGATAATGAGGGGAAAAAATCATCAAAAGCTGGAG AGGAAGAAAATTCTGAGGAACAAGGTGCACCTGACTTGAGTTCTGCTGTTGATGGGACAGCCACTCAGTGTCTGCAAACTGAGAGTAAAAAGAATGAG GAAAATCCTCAGCCAATTGACAAGGCAACACCACCTTGCAGCACAAAAGGTGGGTCTGAGAATAAAACAAGGCGTCGCTCTGGTAAGTCAGGAAGAGAGAATAGTAGGAAGGGGAAAGTGAAGGGAACTCCTGTCAAAGTCTCTGACAGGGTGGACAATTCATGTATGCATTTGGGCCCTTCTGGTGCTGGTCAATTGGTGCAATTTGATGTTGGAAATGTCCAGCGTAGTGGTACAAAGATGGGGAACATAGTTTCTAATTCAACATCCAATCTTCTGGATCTGAACTCTTCCACTCCTCCGGCATCATTTCAACAGCCTTTTACTGATTTACAACAAGTGCAATTACGAGCACAGATCTTTGTTTATGGATCTTTGAT TCAAGGTGCAGCACCTGATGAGGCTTGTATGATTTCAGCCTTTGGGACCTCTG ATGGAGTGAGGAGCATTTGGGAGCCCGCATGGCGTTCTTGTGTAGAAAGGCTTCATGGGCAGAAATCTCTCATTATCAGTGCTGAAGTGCCTGGAATACAATCAGGTTCAG GTTTAAAGACACCAGATCAACCAAGCAAACCGGATTTGCATCAAAGCAAAGTTATTTCCTCATCAGCTGCTCGACCAAGTAGCAAGGGTACTTCTATACCTGTCATTACTCCTATGATGCCTCTTTCATCTCCTCTTTGGAATATGGCTACTCCATCTTGTGATGGTCTGCCACCGAGCAGTACAGCAAAGGGAGCAGTTATGGGGTATCAAGCAGTTTCCACTTTGCATCCTTACCAGACTCCACCCATGCGGAATTTCATTGGACAGACTACTTCCTGGCTATCACAGACTCCTTTAACTGCATCCTGGGTTAATCCACAAACTTCTGCTTTTGACATTAGCACTCGTATTCCAGTTTTTCCTATTACAGAGCCCGTGAATTTGACCCCTGTTAAAGAACCAACTGGTGTTGTTTCTACTGGAGCAAAGTATGCACCACCAAGTCCTGTGGCCCCTCGTATGCTTTCTGGTGTTCTTGCAGAGACTTCTCTTATTGATGGTGAAAAGGGCACAGCACCAACCGAATTTACTTCTTTAACAAAAActagaaagagaaaaaagacaTCCAGTACTGAGGGTCCTGGACAGATCTCCCTGCCAACTGCTCCAGCTGAACCAGTGTCTGCCCCTACTAACAATTGCCATTTGTCAAAAAAAGCTCCTTCATCTGAGGATATTGGACATGTCTCAATGGTAGCCAGAAGCCAGACAGAAACATTGTCTACTCCTATTGTTAGCAGCCATTTATCTACATCAGTTGCTGTCATCACTCCTAACATTGTGTCCAAATGCAAGTCCAACACAGTTGCTTTGTCCATACCTGTTGATCACTGTAAAAGAGTGGATGACAATTTGGAGAAGAGGAAATTAACTTCACTCGATATGAACAAAATTGAGGAGGCTAAGATACAAGCGGAGGAGGCTGCTAAACATGCAGCTGCTGCACTTGGTCACTGCCAAGGTGTATGGAGTCAGTTGGATAAACAAAAGAACTCTGGCTTGATGTCTGACATTGAGACTAAGCTGGCGTCTGCTGCTGCTACTATAGCAGCAGCTGCTTCAGTTGCTAAAGCAGCAGCTGCAGCTGCCAAAATTGCATCAAGTGCTGCTTCACAGGCAAGACAGATGGCTGACGAGGCATTGGTATCAAGCACAAATGCTCCCTTGGAAAGCAGGACTGATTCTCTTCCCGAATTTGTAAGAAACTTGGGAAGTGCAACTCCTGCATCCATTTTGAAGGGTGGGGATGAGCCCAATGGTTCTGGTTCCATTATTTTTGCTGCCAGGGAGGCAGCTAGAAGAAGAGTCGAGGCTGCTTCTGCTGCTGCAAGGCATGCTGAAAATTTAGTTGCAATAGTGAAGGCTGCAGAATTAGCTTCTGAAGCAGTATCACATGCTGGAAAAGTTGTTACAATGGGGGATCCTTTGACTTTGAGTGAATTGGTTGAAGCAGGACCTGACGGCTACTGGAAAGTTTCCGAAGCACATTGTGAGCTGGGTGTGAAATCAAATGATGTGAATGTGGGGAGATCTGATTTCAACAGTGTTGAAAATGCTTCTGATGTTTGTCTGGAGAAATCTGAGGATCCATCTAAAAAGGCATTACATGCCTTGACAATGGGTCCATCACCTCTTCCAGAAGGGATATCTGTTAATACAATCGAAGGAAGTGTCAGAGAAGAAGAAGGCATCTCATCATCCATTGCATGTGCTGAAAAGGATAAGAGAGGGAGCAAGGGTCCTAGTCCTAATACATCAGAATTGACCAAGACCCCTGACGTTTCTACCAACCCCGAAATGGATTCAAGGTCAACTTCCTTTCAGGAGGTGAATGGAAACAATGCAAGTTCAAcagaagaaaacaatataaaagaGGGTTGTCATGTTGAG GTTTTTAGGGATAGTGGTGATTTTAATGATGCATGGTTCTTGGCCAAAGTATTAAGTTTAAAGGATGGGAATGCTTTTGTCTGTTACACAACACTCCAATCTGACAAAG GTTCAGCACAGCTAAAGGAGTGGATACCTTTAGGTATAGATGGTGATGGGGTGCCTAGAATACGTGCTGCACATCCTATGACCCTTCTGATCTCTTCTGACGGAGCCAGAAAGAGAAGACGAGAAGCAGTTAAGGAATACTCTTGGTCTGTTGGTGATCAAGTAGATGCATGGATCCATGATTG CTGGAGGGAAGGTGTCATTATTGAAAAGAACAAAAAGGATGAAACTACATTTACTGTCAATTTTCCAG CTCGAGGAGATAATGCAGTTGTGAGAGTGTGGCATCTCCGTCCTAGACTTGTTTGGAGGGATGGAGAGTGGATTGAGTGGTTCCCTTCAAAAGAGCAATCTTCTTTTCAG GGTGATACTCCAAAGGAGAAGAGAATGAAGTTAGGAAATCCTGCTAGTGAGGCCAGGGAAAAGGCCAAGGTCAAGACAAATATCAATATGCCAGAATCAGGGACAAATGAAGAAACCAAGTTGCTCCCTTTAGCTGCTgatgaaaaaatatttaatgttgGTAGCAAGATGGATGAGAATAAGCCCAACACACTCAGAACTATGAGATCTGGTTTACAAAAAGAAGGGCCAAAAGTTGTTTTTGGCGTGCCTAAACCTGGAAAGAAGAGGAAGTTTATGGAAGTAAGCAAGCATTATGATTCAAACAGGGGCATTAAGACCAGTTCAGCAAATGAGTCGGCCAAGTTTGCAAAATATGGGATGCCAACAGGATCAGGAGTTGGGGGATGTAAAAATACTTCTAGAACTGATCCAAAGGAGAAGCTTATGGCTGATTCAAGATCCAAAGTTCTTAAATCTAGAAAACCACCCACTTCAAGTAAGATATTGAAAGATAACTTTTTGAAATCAACTTCGACTACTTCCGGTGATGCTACTACCTCAACTGACCATGTGGCAAAGGACGTTATCACCCATGAAAAGAGTGAATCAGGGCAATCAGATTCAGTCAAGTTTGGTCCGAATGCTGATGGTGTAGCTGAAGATTCCATACATTTTTCTTCAGAGGCTCTTCCTGCTGAACCTACTAAGAAGGCTTCAAAGTTGAAGAACAAATCTGAACAGCTGAACAAGATAAACCGTGCTGCTACCAGCGGAAAGTCAATAAAAGATGAGGTGAATGACAAGTCAAATTCTGAAATCAGTGAGCCGCGCAGGTCAAATCGTAGGATTCAGCCAACATCAAGG TTATTGGAAGGCTTGCAGAGCTCACTTATTATCTCAAAGTTCCCAACTGTTTCACATGACAGAAGTCACAAAAGCCACAATAGAGGCACATCTAAAG GTAATAGCAGCCATGGTTAA